In Paenibacillus sp. 1781tsa1, one DNA window encodes the following:
- a CDS encoding MBL fold metallo-hydrolase: MASDNLITEGLTGLEEVAPDILSLRTLFVNVVFIGEPGSRNWVLVDTGMARFTDHIVQVATERFQGPPSAIILTHGHFDHVGTVIELEQFWGVPVYAHPLEIPYLTGLKDYPPADPSVGGGLMSRLSFAYPNEAINLDDRIFSLPKDHSVPGVSGWKWVHTPGHTPGHVSLFREADRLLIAGDAIITVKQESLWSVLLQDKQLHGPPSYFTTDWQAAHQSVQHIRHLEPKLAITGHGHALSGDMLSESLKRLDLDFEESTVPDHGKYVD; the protein is encoded by the coding sequence ATGGCATCTGACAATCTGATTACAGAAGGGTTGACGGGACTTGAAGAAGTCGCGCCCGATATTCTCAGTCTACGTACACTATTCGTTAATGTCGTGTTCATCGGAGAGCCAGGAAGCAGGAACTGGGTCCTCGTGGACACCGGAATGGCGAGGTTCACAGATCATATTGTTCAGGTTGCAACAGAACGATTTCAAGGTCCGCCGTCTGCGATCATATTGACGCATGGTCACTTCGACCATGTAGGAACCGTTATTGAGCTGGAACAATTCTGGGGTGTGCCCGTGTATGCTCATCCGCTTGAAATTCCGTATTTAACGGGATTGAAAGATTACCCGCCAGCGGACCCTTCTGTAGGTGGAGGTTTAATGTCCAGGTTGTCATTCGCATATCCCAATGAGGCAATCAATCTGGATGATCGGATATTCAGTTTACCCAAAGATCATTCCGTTCCAGGCGTTTCAGGCTGGAAGTGGGTGCATACACCAGGTCATACCCCTGGACATGTGTCGCTGTTTCGAGAAGCAGACCGTTTGTTAATTGCGGGTGACGCGATCATCACGGTGAAGCAGGAATCACTATGGAGTGTGTTGCTTCAGGACAAACAGTTGCATGGCCCGCCGTCCTATTTCACAACGGATTGGCAGGCTGCTCATCAATCTGTTCAGCATATCAGGCATCTGGAGCCGAAACTTGCGATTACCGGGCATGGGCATGCATTGAGCGGAGATATGCTTAGCGAATCCCTGAAGCGGCTTGATCTGGATTTTGAAGAAAGTACAGTGCCGGATCACGGCAAATATGTGGATTAA
- a CDS encoding aldose 1-epimerase encodes MTQQNAAFEEQFGGIPAVWLRFNQFEAAVIPSVGANLVAFRDTEKGFRYLREPNQDQMDEFMAAPAVYGIPILSPPNRYEDGRFPWNGKVYQLPVNEPATGNHLHGFLHDAEWKVEGYGSDQLESYVLLSQDVKEGHTFHQYLPFTFTVTLRYSLSSQGLQQQLIVRNTGKETMPNLFAFHTAIAVPFAPDSQSSDYTAKVTIGQRRELNERSLPTGQFQPLTPEEELLKKDGVSPFFAAMDNHYTAEPQNGRNYMELTDHRTGDKLVYDVGTSYKHWMIWNNNMGGEFFCPEPQMNLVNAPNVEGIPAEEIGLVGLAPGELFEQSSRLYPIASQK; translated from the coding sequence ATGACACAGCAAAATGCAGCATTTGAAGAACAATTTGGAGGGATACCGGCCGTCTGGCTTCGTTTCAATCAGTTTGAAGCGGCAGTTATTCCAAGCGTGGGTGCCAACCTCGTTGCTTTCCGTGATACGGAAAAAGGATTCCGTTACTTGAGAGAGCCGAATCAGGATCAGATGGATGAGTTTATGGCTGCACCTGCGGTCTATGGAATTCCGATTCTATCTCCACCAAACCGTTATGAGGATGGACGTTTCCCGTGGAATGGTAAAGTCTATCAGTTGCCTGTGAACGAACCGGCTACAGGTAACCATCTGCACGGATTTTTGCATGATGCCGAGTGGAAGGTCGAGGGATATGGTTCTGATCAGCTGGAGAGCTATGTGTTGCTTAGCCAGGACGTGAAAGAAGGGCATACATTCCATCAATACCTGCCGTTTACGTTCACGGTGACGCTTCGTTACTCTTTGAGTAGCCAAGGACTTCAGCAGCAATTGATCGTCCGCAACACCGGAAAGGAAACCATGCCGAATTTGTTTGCATTCCATACGGCAATCGCAGTACCTTTTGCACCGGACAGTCAATCCTCGGATTACACGGCCAAAGTTACGATTGGACAACGACGTGAATTGAATGAGCGTTCTCTGCCAACAGGACAATTTCAACCGCTTACACCTGAGGAAGAACTATTGAAGAAAGACGGAGTTAGCCCGTTCTTCGCTGCCATGGATAATCATTACACTGCAGAACCGCAGAATGGTCGTAACTATATGGAACTTACGGATCACCGTACTGGAGACAAACTGGTATATGATGTAGGTACTTCCTACAAGCACTGGATGATCTGGAATAATAACATGGGTGGCGAATTCTTCTGCCCTGAACCACAGATGAACCTGGTTAACGCTCCTAATGTTGAAGGCATCCCTGCAGAAGAAATCGGATTGGTCGGTCTGGCACCAGGTGAACTATTCGAACAGAGCAGCCGATTGTATCCAATTGCGTCACAAAAATAA
- a CDS encoding CHASE3 domain-containing protein gives MSKTRRFTIRSKILLGYLVVVLLFGAVLLVLTAQINVLQKENDFISHHDLEVHNLTNAIEKNVLNMETGQRGFMITGNESYLEPYSQGLSQWSSNYDQLNALISDNPSQQQSLQSIKTHITRWIEIAGEPLVKLKKQEDQAKVVAFFQTDPGKTEMDLLRSQLTTFRNTEIALTEARVTDLATRSSTLLTIMYTLWGIIAALSIAAALVISGNIVKTLRDVMQTISDISKGGNLKQRIQVRTHDEVGDLGHETNKLLDEVQEQNRVKDQITGIATLLQNPTNLEGLSRLFLNEIAMLFEVPYSVLYYWKDNRLLRVAAYAADGEKERSLGKVSLAPGEGLVGQSAVEKRVLRMNDLPQNYIRISSGLGYTSATSLTVVPVLFEGRTIAVIELASMKPLQENDMKLMQELTDIFGVSLHSTVTRMELQQLYDESQVLNEELQAQSEKLQSQTEEMLSQTEELQMQTEELHILNERLEIQKSAAETSANELAVVADQLRTSSGYKSEFLANMSHELRTPLNSMLILSEILSENKNQHLNSEEQNYASVIHKSGKDLLNLINDILDLSKVEAGQMEVDFDDVYLSSLPEVMNQYFLKTAEQKRIDFRIQLQSPLPETIVTDEMRMHQILRNLLSNAFKFTSEGEVALTISKMSLVNPEADGQETDVIAFSVSDTGIGIAENKLLQIFDAFKQADGATARKYGGTGLGLSISQSLATLLGGSISATSREGHGSVFTLFLPLRRDEPESMNASRLFLNEVASTTPEIHKLPSITSEQSDVLLTPLEEALLSGRQVLVVDDDIRNVYALANALEQYGMNVISAQNGYECLELLERGGVKPDIIMMDIMMPELDGYETTRQIRERLGMTQLPIIALTAKAMKEDREKCIAAGASDYLSKPLNIKDVLSRMKLWMNHETMEI, from the coding sequence TTGTCAAAAACGAGAAGATTTACGATACGCTCCAAAATTTTATTGGGCTATCTTGTGGTTGTGCTTTTGTTTGGAGCTGTTCTGCTAGTACTTACGGCCCAAATTAATGTGTTACAGAAGGAAAATGATTTTATCTCTCATCATGATCTGGAAGTACATAATCTGACCAACGCGATTGAAAAAAATGTCTTGAACATGGAGACAGGACAGCGTGGATTCATGATTACAGGCAATGAGAGTTACTTGGAACCTTATTCTCAAGGTCTATCCCAGTGGAGTTCCAACTATGATCAGTTGAATGCTCTCATTAGTGACAATCCTTCGCAGCAGCAGAGTCTGCAAAGCATCAAAACTCATATTACGCGCTGGATTGAGATTGCTGGGGAGCCGTTGGTAAAGTTGAAAAAGCAAGAGGATCAAGCCAAAGTTGTTGCATTCTTTCAAACTGATCCGGGTAAAACTGAAATGGATCTACTACGCTCCCAACTTACTACCTTCCGTAACACAGAGATCGCATTGACTGAGGCAAGGGTAACCGATCTAGCCACACGGAGCTCCACATTGTTGACCATTATGTATACGCTGTGGGGAATTATTGCAGCATTATCGATTGCAGCGGCTCTTGTGATATCCGGAAATATCGTCAAAACGTTGCGAGATGTTATGCAGACCATCAGTGATATCTCCAAAGGTGGGAACCTGAAGCAGCGAATTCAGGTGCGGACACATGATGAAGTGGGGGACCTGGGCCACGAAACCAACAAATTACTGGATGAAGTACAGGAACAGAATCGGGTCAAGGACCAGATCACAGGCATTGCTACACTTTTACAGAACCCGACCAACCTGGAGGGATTGTCCCGCTTGTTCCTGAACGAGATTGCCATGTTGTTTGAAGTTCCCTATAGCGTCTTGTATTACTGGAAAGACAATCGACTGCTGCGCGTGGCTGCGTATGCTGCAGATGGAGAGAAAGAACGTTCGCTCGGTAAAGTATCGCTCGCCCCGGGTGAGGGGCTTGTGGGTCAAAGTGCTGTGGAGAAGCGAGTCTTGCGCATGAATGATCTGCCCCAGAACTATATCCGAATCTCTTCGGGTCTCGGGTATACATCTGCCACCTCTCTTACCGTAGTACCAGTCCTCTTCGAAGGCAGAACGATTGCGGTCATCGAGCTTGCTTCAATGAAGCCATTGCAAGAGAATGATATGAAGCTGATGCAAGAACTGACGGACATTTTTGGTGTTTCTTTACACTCGACCGTCACTCGCATGGAATTACAGCAATTATATGATGAGTCACAAGTTCTGAATGAAGAGTTACAGGCACAATCGGAGAAACTTCAGTCTCAGACCGAAGAAATGCTGTCTCAGACAGAGGAACTGCAAATGCAGACCGAAGAGCTTCATATACTTAATGAACGTCTGGAAATACAAAAAAGCGCTGCTGAGACATCAGCCAATGAACTTGCAGTTGTGGCGGATCAGTTACGAACAAGCTCGGGGTACAAATCCGAATTCCTGGCGAACATGTCCCATGAATTACGGACACCGCTTAACAGCATGTTGATCCTGTCCGAAATATTGTCTGAGAATAAAAACCAACACTTGAATAGTGAAGAACAGAACTATGCTTCGGTCATTCACAAGTCAGGCAAGGACCTGCTGAATCTGATCAATGATATTCTGGATCTATCCAAGGTAGAGGCCGGGCAGATGGAAGTGGATTTTGATGATGTCTATCTGAGCAGTCTGCCCGAAGTCATGAATCAGTATTTCCTGAAAACAGCGGAGCAGAAAAGAATAGATTTCCGAATTCAGCTCCAGAGTCCTTTACCGGAAACCATCGTGACTGACGAGATGAGAATGCATCAGATTCTCCGAAATCTGCTCTCAAACGCATTCAAGTTCACCAGTGAGGGTGAAGTTGCCTTAACCATCTCGAAAATGAGTCTGGTGAACCCGGAAGCGGATGGCCAAGAGACCGACGTGATTGCTTTCTCTGTCAGTGATACAGGGATTGGCATTGCGGAAAACAAACTTTTGCAGATCTTTGATGCATTCAAACAGGCGGATGGGGCTACGGCACGTAAATATGGCGGGACAGGACTTGGCCTGTCTATCTCTCAATCGCTTGCAACTTTGCTAGGGGGTTCAATCTCGGCAACAAGTCGTGAAGGACATGGCAGTGTGTTCACGTTGTTCCTGCCACTGCGAAGAGATGAACCTGAGAGCATGAATGCATCGCGGTTGTTCCTGAATGAGGTGGCTAGCACTACACCTGAGATTCATAAGCTTCCTTCAATAACTTCTGAACAATCTGATGTTTTATTGACACCCCTGGAAGAAGCGTTGCTCAGTGGTCGTCAAGTGCTTGTCGTTGATGATGATATTCGAAATGTATATGCGCTAGCTAACGCTCTCGAACAATACGGCATGAATGTCATTTCAGCTCAAAATGGGTACGAATGTCTGGAATTGTTGGAGCGTGGAGGCGTCAAGCCTGATATTATCATGATGGATATTATGATGCCGGAACTGGATGGTTATGAGACGACTCGCCAGATCCGTGAACGGCTTGGCATGACGCAGCTTCCGATTATTGCACTCACAGCCAAGGCCATGAAAGAGGATCGGGAGAAATGTATTGCAGCAGGTGCTTCGGACTATCTCAGCAAACCGCTTAATATTAAAGATGTGTTATCCCGTATGAAATTATGGATGAATCACGAAACCATGGAAATCTGA
- a CDS encoding PucR family transcriptional regulator, translating into MQLTVKEALQVYPLSEAKLVAGGEGTSRMMKSVNVMDAPDIADWIKSGEMLFTTAFIMKDSETDALRLMRRLNERGCAGLGIKLGRFWQSIPQGIVEEADRLRLPLLELPFQFTFSDQMNALFKAEHERSNRLLHEVVQKQKKLMQFALQQQPHRNVFAELATVLNYPLAVIGSRGHVLYGSEGIAGDAVTQGWPWKSVMHRVKWNQGSCHRVPIKQNDEEYGSLLVFTDSALSLRAEEELFQQAADVLAFYMDMTYREHINPTVQDEMRTLLSQYLDNKMTIQELTTMSENKGVHLFQGTYQCVLITLEPTLFAEGKLLKQIHRELQYNPLMQFTASQHFQIEDGILSIYTCPTGRDYGEELSSFLLSRFGDVLAAQEAKGAPAPRFWISKMKHEPKSLREAYQECLDTRQLARRFGMKDRALQFEMLEFAYVFQHVPDNIMENYCNKVLEPLLARDGDPNQVLMNTLESFIENDGLINEAAKQLFVHRNTVTYRMEKVGSLLQMDFKKTNDLLKLKLVFTFRKFVRDKAATRPHNVQL; encoded by the coding sequence ATGCAACTTACGGTTAAAGAGGCTTTACAGGTATACCCGTTGTCCGAGGCCAAACTGGTTGCGGGTGGAGAAGGGACTTCACGGATGATGAAATCCGTTAATGTCATGGACGCTCCTGATATCGCGGATTGGATCAAATCCGGAGAAATGTTGTTCACCACTGCTTTTATTATGAAAGACAGTGAAACAGATGCACTGCGTTTGATGCGGCGCTTGAATGAACGCGGCTGTGCAGGGCTGGGCATCAAGCTGGGACGCTTCTGGCAGTCCATTCCCCAAGGCATTGTCGAGGAAGCCGATCGGCTTCGTTTGCCGCTGCTTGAGCTTCCTTTTCAATTCACCTTCTCGGACCAGATGAATGCTTTGTTCAAGGCTGAACATGAACGCAGTAACCGATTGCTGCATGAGGTTGTGCAGAAGCAAAAGAAATTAATGCAGTTTGCACTGCAACAGCAGCCACACCGGAATGTGTTTGCCGAACTTGCCACGGTGTTGAACTATCCACTTGCCGTCATTGGTTCACGTGGGCATGTGCTCTATGGCAGTGAAGGCATTGCAGGGGATGCTGTAACCCAGGGCTGGCCATGGAAATCGGTCATGCACCGAGTGAAATGGAATCAGGGAAGTTGTCATCGCGTACCGATCAAGCAGAATGATGAAGAATACGGATCATTGCTGGTGTTTACCGATTCAGCCTTATCGCTTCGGGCAGAGGAGGAGCTGTTCCAACAGGCTGCCGATGTATTGGCATTCTATATGGATATGACTTATCGCGAGCATATTAATCCAACCGTTCAAGATGAGATGCGTACGCTGCTTTCACAGTATCTGGATAACAAAATGACCATTCAGGAATTGACCACCATGAGTGAGAACAAAGGTGTACATCTGTTCCAGGGAACTTATCAGTGTGTACTCATTACGCTTGAGCCGACGCTGTTTGCCGAGGGAAAACTGCTTAAACAGATTCATCGCGAATTGCAGTACAACCCGCTGATGCAATTCACGGCCTCACAGCATTTTCAGATCGAAGATGGCATTCTGTCCATCTATACCTGTCCAACAGGGCGAGATTATGGAGAGGAGCTGTCAAGTTTTCTGTTAAGTCGTTTCGGTGATGTTCTGGCAGCGCAAGAAGCAAAAGGGGCACCGGCTCCACGCTTCTGGATCAGCAAAATGAAACATGAGCCCAAGTCGCTCCGTGAAGCGTACCAGGAGTGCCTGGATACACGACAACTGGCTCGCCGGTTCGGCATGAAAGACCGTGCGTTGCAATTTGAAATGCTTGAATTTGCCTATGTGTTCCAACATGTACCGGATAACATCATGGAGAACTACTGTAATAAAGTACTCGAACCACTCCTTGCTAGGGACGGTGATCCCAATCAGGTGCTGATGAATACATTGGAGTCCTTTATCGAGAATGATGGATTGATCAATGAAGCTGCCAAGCAGCTGTTTGTGCATCGCAACACGGTCACTTATCGTATGGAGAAAGTCGGCAGCTTGCTGCAAATGGACTTTAAGAAAACGAATGATCTGCTGAAATTAAAGCTGGTATTCACCTTCCGCAAGTTTGTGCGGGACAAAGCAGCTACAAGACCGCACAATGTGCAACTCTAA
- the fumC gene encoding class II fumarate hydratase, with amino-acid sequence MEYRIERDTLGEMKVPADRLWGAQTQRSKENFPIGSEHMPMEVIRALAILKKSAAASNHKLGKLSAAKSDAIAYAADEIIAGRIDDHFPLVVWQTGSGTQSNMNVNEVIANLGNQLLEQKGKEERLHPNDDVNMSQSSNDTFPTALHVAGVLAVEDQLLPAIAVLKATFADKSEAFKDIIKIGRTHLQDATPITLGQEISGWEAMLGKSERMIRESVQYLKELAIGGTAVGTGINAHPDFGDFTAKEIGKHTGKDFVSAPNKFHALTSHDEVVYAHGAVKALAADLMKIANDVRWLASGPRSGLGEIRIPENEPGSSIMPGKVNPTQSEAITMVVTQVMGNDAAIGFAASQGNFELNVFKPVIIYNFLQSVQLLADSIIAFNDKCAVGIEPNLDQIEHNLNNSLMLVTALNPHIGYENAAKIAKLAHKEGLSLKQATLQTGLLTEEQFDQYVDPAKMIAPKA; translated from the coding sequence GTGGAATACCGCATTGAGAGAGATACGTTAGGCGAAATGAAAGTACCAGCCGACAGGCTGTGGGGAGCTCAGACGCAGCGCAGCAAGGAGAACTTCCCGATTGGCAGTGAACATATGCCGATGGAAGTGATCCGTGCCCTTGCCATTTTGAAAAAAAGTGCTGCGGCCAGTAACCATAAATTAGGTAAATTATCTGCGGCTAAGTCCGATGCTATCGCTTATGCAGCAGACGAGATTATTGCAGGCCGAATTGATGACCATTTCCCACTGGTCGTGTGGCAGACTGGTAGCGGAACGCAATCCAATATGAACGTGAACGAAGTGATTGCCAATCTGGGGAACCAACTGCTGGAGCAAAAGGGAAAAGAAGAGCGTCTGCATCCAAATGATGACGTGAATATGTCCCAGAGCTCCAACGATACATTCCCAACGGCGCTGCATGTCGCAGGTGTTCTGGCTGTTGAGGATCAACTCTTGCCGGCCATTGCGGTATTAAAAGCTACTTTTGCAGACAAGTCGGAGGCATTCAAGGATATTATCAAGATTGGACGTACTCACCTTCAGGATGCAACACCAATTACGCTTGGCCAGGAGATCAGTGGTTGGGAAGCCATGCTGGGCAAGAGTGAGCGTATGATTCGTGAAAGTGTACAATACCTGAAGGAGCTTGCGATCGGCGGTACAGCTGTCGGAACGGGCATTAATGCGCATCCGGACTTTGGGGACTTCACTGCCAAGGAGATTGGCAAACATACGGGGAAAGATTTTGTATCTGCACCAAACAAATTCCACGCACTTACAAGTCATGATGAAGTTGTATATGCGCACGGTGCGGTTAAAGCGCTTGCAGCTGATTTGATGAAAATTGCCAATGATGTCCGCTGGTTGGCCAGTGGCCCTCGCAGTGGATTGGGCGAGATCCGTATTCCGGAGAATGAGCCAGGCAGCTCCATTATGCCAGGTAAAGTCAACCCAACTCAGAGCGAGGCCATTACGATGGTGGTTACGCAGGTCATGGGTAATGATGCAGCGATTGGTTTCGCGGCAAGTCAGGGTAATTTTGAACTGAATGTATTCAAACCGGTTATCATCTATAACTTCTTGCAATCCGTGCAACTGCTGGCGGACTCCATTATTGCGTTTAATGACAAGTGTGCCGTAGGCATTGAGCCTAACCTGGATCAGATTGAACATAATCTGAACAATTCGCTCATGCTGGTTACGGCGCTCAACCCTCATATTGGTTATGAAAATGCAGCCAAAATTGCGAAGCTTGCGCATAAAGAAGGCTTGTCTTTGAAACAGGCGACGTTACAAACGGGCCTGCTTACCGAAGAGCAATTTGATCAATATGTTGATCCAGCCAAAATGATCGCTCCAAAGGCCTAA
- the uraH gene encoding hydroxyisourate hydrolase has protein sequence MSMSDGRITTHVLDTSKGVPAAGVRIELYTLKRDGEQESKTKVAESMTNADGRLDAPLLDGGKLEPAIYELQFHVESYYAHRSLEELGQALWTIVPIRFAVSDASSHYHIPLLIAPGGYSTYRGS, from the coding sequence ATGTCGATGTCTGATGGTCGAATTACAACACATGTGCTGGATACATCCAAAGGCGTCCCTGCTGCGGGTGTTCGGATCGAACTGTATACCCTGAAAAGGGATGGAGAACAGGAAAGCAAGACAAAAGTAGCTGAGTCGATGACCAATGCGGATGGGCGTTTGGATGCACCGCTGCTGGATGGAGGCAAGTTGGAGCCAGCGATATATGAGCTTCAATTCCATGTCGAGAGTTATTACGCACATCGTTCATTGGAGGAGCTGGGGCAGGCATTATGGACGATTGTTCCGATTCGTTTTGCCGTATCTGATGCCTCAAGCCATTACCATATTCCATTATTGATTGCTCCAGGAGGTTACAGTACATACCGGGGAAGCTGA
- the pucL gene encoding factor-independent urate hydroxylase, translating into MSDLIKLVNNWSITQFVHTFGGLFEESPWVAERSGLLRPFDSFEQMMKVMKNVVQASDDQVKLQLLRNHPDLGARISMSSNSVQEQAGAGLDSLSQEQYNELQQLNKAYTSQFGFPFILAVKGHTASSILESMRQRHRRGREEEFETALKEVFKIAGIRLEQWLAQIGHEHEFVSKPAAVQQRTMYYGKGDVWMYRSYAKPLTGIQSIPESPFMGRSNILFGLNIKVAVQGDEFLPSFAEGDNSLVVATDSMKNFILKHAADYTGATVEGFLALVSRRFLETYPQMSKVQMTADQIPFEDIPIGLEGSYRPSALVFRYSQNDRATAAVEAERTGDSIELSNHFSGVADLRLIKVKGSEFAGFMQDEYTTLPETWDRPLFIFLNINWRYEDPRDGMDDQRGRYVAAEQVRDLAAAVFHECRSASIQHLIYQIGRRLLSRFEQLSEVSFESNNRTWETVLEEVKEGEGKVFTEPRPPYGFQGFSMTRDDLGTDGRDAGKEGDV; encoded by the coding sequence ATGAGCGACTTAATTAAACTTGTTAACAACTGGTCTATCACGCAGTTCGTGCATACGTTTGGCGGCTTATTTGAGGAATCACCATGGGTGGCTGAGCGTTCCGGGCTTTTACGACCTTTCGATTCATTTGAACAGATGATGAAAGTGATGAAGAATGTGGTTCAGGCATCGGATGACCAGGTGAAGTTGCAGTTGCTTCGAAATCACCCGGATCTTGGAGCACGAATCAGCATGAGCAGCAACTCCGTTCAGGAGCAGGCTGGGGCAGGCCTTGATTCACTCTCACAAGAGCAGTACAACGAACTTCAACAATTAAACAAAGCATATACAAGCCAGTTTGGCTTTCCTTTTATATTGGCTGTAAAAGGCCATACCGCGAGCTCCATCCTCGAATCCATGAGGCAACGTCATCGCCGAGGAAGGGAAGAAGAATTCGAGACTGCATTGAAGGAAGTATTCAAGATTGCAGGCATTCGCTTGGAGCAATGGCTTGCACAGATCGGTCATGAACATGAGTTCGTGAGCAAGCCAGCCGCAGTGCAGCAGCGGACTATGTATTACGGAAAAGGGGATGTGTGGATGTACCGTTCCTACGCCAAACCGTTGACGGGTATACAGTCCATTCCGGAATCTCCTTTTATGGGACGCAGCAATATTCTGTTTGGATTAAACATTAAGGTCGCTGTGCAGGGCGATGAATTCTTGCCTTCTTTTGCAGAAGGGGATAATTCGCTGGTGGTCGCTACCGATTCGATGAAAAATTTTATTCTCAAACACGCAGCGGATTACACAGGGGCAACGGTGGAAGGATTTCTTGCACTGGTAAGTCGTCGTTTCCTGGAGACGTATCCGCAGATGAGCAAGGTTCAGATGACAGCGGACCAGATTCCTTTTGAAGATATACCCATTGGATTAGAAGGAAGCTATCGACCGAGTGCGCTCGTATTTCGTTATTCGCAGAATGATCGTGCGACGGCTGCCGTGGAAGCAGAACGAACAGGAGACTCGATTGAACTCAGCAACCATTTCAGTGGTGTAGCCGATCTGAGACTGATCAAGGTCAAAGGCAGTGAGTTTGCTGGATTTATGCAGGATGAATATACGACTCTTCCAGAGACATGGGATCGACCGTTATTTATTTTCCTGAACATCAATTGGCGTTATGAAGATCCGAGAGATGGCATGGATGATCAGCGTGGACGGTATGTAGCGGCGGAACAGGTCAGAGATTTGGCTGCTGCGGTGTTTCATGAGTGTCGATCCGCTTCCATTCAACATCTGATCTACCAGATTGGACGAAGGTTGTTAAGTCGATTTGAGCAACTGAGTGAAGTTTCATTTGAATCCAACAATCGGACTTGGGAGACAGTGCTGGAGGAAGTGAAAGAGGGAGAAGGCAAAGTATTTACCGAACCGAGACCACCTTATGGATTCCAGGGTTTCTCGATGACAAGGGATGATCTGGGAACAGACGGCCGGGACGCCGGGAAAGAAGGTGACGTCTAA
- a CDS encoding aminopeptidase — protein sequence MNTFETNLQQYAELAVQVGVNIHPGQTLVVNAPISAAHFVRLIVKAAYGKGAKLVKVNWSDETVTRLHYDLAPDEAFSIEPKWFAAEMTELVEEGAAVLHVIAENPDLLNGVAQERIITSQKVRGKALEKYRSYQMADKFSWSIVAVPSPEWAAKVFPDLPEAQQVDRLWDVIFKTVRIGEQDAVAEWKTHLQNLDSRADLLNNKKYKKLHYTAPGTDLTIELPEGHIWVSGGSVNEQGHVFIANMPTEEVFTAPLKTGVNGTVRSTKPLSYGGNLIDGFSLTFENGRIVDYTAEQGLDALKNLIKMDEGAHYLGEVALVPHQSPISDTNILFYNTLFDENASNHLAIGNAYAFCLEGGKSMSKEELIERGMNSSLTHVDFMIGSGEMNIHGVTSEGTEEPIFLQGNWAF from the coding sequence ATGAATACTTTCGAAACGAATCTGCAGCAATATGCTGAACTGGCTGTACAAGTCGGTGTCAATATCCACCCTGGACAGACGCTTGTGGTTAACGCGCCAATCTCGGCAGCGCATTTTGTACGACTGATTGTCAAAGCAGCTTACGGTAAAGGTGCCAAATTGGTCAAAGTTAACTGGAGCGATGAAACCGTTACACGTCTTCATTACGATCTTGCACCAGATGAAGCCTTCTCCATTGAACCGAAATGGTTTGCAGCTGAAATGACTGAACTCGTTGAAGAAGGCGCCGCTGTACTGCACGTCATCGCTGAGAATCCGGATCTGCTGAACGGTGTAGCTCAGGAACGCATTATTACTAGCCAAAAAGTGCGCGGCAAAGCGCTTGAAAAATATCGTTCGTATCAGATGGCTGACAAATTCAGCTGGTCTATTGTAGCCGTTCCTTCTCCGGAATGGGCAGCTAAAGTATTCCCGGACCTGCCGGAAGCACAACAAGTGGACCGCTTGTGGGATGTTATTTTCAAAACCGTACGGATCGGTGAACAGGATGCTGTTGCCGAATGGAAAACCCATTTACAAAATCTCGATTCCCGCGCTGATCTGTTGAACAACAAAAAATACAAGAAGCTTCACTATACAGCTCCAGGCACAGACTTGACCATCGAACTCCCAGAAGGACATATCTGGGTATCCGGTGGAAGTGTGAATGAGCAAGGACATGTCTTTATTGCCAATATGCCTACCGAAGAAGTATTCACAGCTCCGCTGAAAACGGGTGTTAACGGTACCGTTCGCAGCACGAAACCACTGAGCTACGGCGGCAACCTGATTGACGGATTCTCCCTGACATTCGAGAACGGTCGAATTGTAGATTATACCGCTGAGCAGGGACTGGACGCACTCAAAAACCTGATCAAGATGGATGAAGGTGCACACTATCTGGGTGAAGTAGCCCTTGTTCCACATCAGTCACCGATTTCTGATACGAATATTTTGTTCTACAATACACTCTTTGACGAAAATGCTTCCAACCACTTGGCGATTGGTAATGCCTATGCCTTCTGTCTGGAAGGTGGTAAATCGATGTCCAAAGAAGAGTTGATTGAACGTGGCATGAACTCCAGTCTCACTCATGTAGACTTCATGATTGGATCTGGAGAAATGAACATCCACGGTGTAACCTCCGAAGGTACAGAAGAGCCTATCTTCCTGCAAGGAAACTGGGCATTTTAA